The Flavobacterium johnsoniae genomic sequence CAAAAAATCTGGCATAAACTTTAATTTATTGTTATAAACTTCGAGAAGTTATATAACAAGGTATGAAATCTTTACCTTTGCAAAAAATTAAAAGCCGTTTTTTAAGAAAATGACAACAAAAAAATATATTAAGCTTATACTTATTTTAGGTTCTCTAACCGCCCTTGGTCCTTTTTCAATTGACATGTATCTGCCTGGTTTCTCTGGAATTGCAAAAGATTTAAATACAACTGTCTCAAAAGTTTCGATGAGTTTGTCGAGTTATTTTATCGGAATTTCTGCTGGACAATTGCTTTACGGACCTTTATTAGATCGTTTTGGACGTAAAAAACCTTTATTTATTGGTTTGCTTGTTTATATTTTAGCTTCTTTAGGTTGTATTTATGTTGCTGATATTGATGCTTTTATATTCCTTCGTTTTATTCAGGCAGTTGGAAGTTGTGCCGCGACTGTGGCTTCTGTGGCAATGGTTCGAGATTTATTTCCTGTAAAAGATATACCAAAAGTATTTTCGCTTTTAATGCTTGTAGTTGGGCTTTCGCCAATGCTGGCACCAACAATTGGCGGTTATGTTACTGAAGATTTAGGCTGGCATGCGGTATTTTTTATCTTAATGTGTATGGGAATTGTTATTCTGGTCGCTTCACAAATCGGGCTTCCAAATACTTATAAGCCAGATACTTCAATTTCTTTAAAACCAAAACCAATTATTTCAAATTTTTTACTCGTTTTAAAAGAATCTCAATTTTATACCTACGCTTTTACGGGAGCAATAGCATTCTCAGGATTGTTTTCTTACGTAGCAGCTTCTCCTCTAATTTTTATGGATATTTATAAAGTTGATGCTAAAACTTATGGTTGGATTTTCGCTTTGATGTCGGTAAGCTTTATTGGTTCAAGTCAATTGAATTCTATATTGTTAAAGAGATTTTCAAGTGAACAGATGATTTTTGGAGCTTTGATTTCGCAATCTGTTATTAGTATAATCTTTTTGATTTTAGCTTTGAATGATCTTTTAGGATTGTATGAAACTATCGGAATGTTATTTTTATTCTTAGCTTGTTTAGGAATTTCAAACCCAAATACAGCTGGATTGACGCTTGCTCCTTTCGCTAAAAATACTGGAAGTGCATCTGCGTTAATGGGCGCTATCCAATTAGGTTTGGGAGCTTTAGCATCATTTGCAATCGGTGTTTTTGTAAAAGATTCTGTAGCGCCAATGGTCGCTGTAATGACCACAACAACAATTACAGCTTTTATTATTTTAAATATCGGAAAACGTTTTATAAAAAATAAAGTAACGATTTCTGATAGTGATGATGTTATGATTGCGCACTAAATATGAAAAACTAAATATTTATCATAATAAATAAAAAGCCGAAATCATTGATTTCGGCTTTTCTTTTTATAAAGTATTTTTGAATTTTTAATTCTGAAGTTTTTTATCTGGTCTAATAATCATTCTAAGAGATTGATCTTTTGCAAAATAAGCAACCATCCAGTTCCAAAAAGTGTTTAATCTATTTCTATATGTTATTAAAGAAATTAAGTGAATAAACAACCAAATAATCCAAGCAAAGAAACCTTTAAAGTGCCATTTTGGACTTGGTAAATCTACAACAGCTTTTGCTTTTCCTATAATTGCCATAGAGCCTTTATCGTTGTAAGCAAATGGTTTGAGAGGTTTATTGCCAACCATTGCTTTAAAGTTTTTCGCCAGATTTAATCCTTGTTGAATTGCAACCTGCGCAACTTGCGGATGTCCGTCAGGAAAATTTTTGTCACCAGCTGTAATTGCAGTATCGCCAATTGCATAAATATTGTCTACACCATTAACTTTATTGAATTCATCTGTTGCCATACGTCTTCCGCGCCCGTAGCTTTCTTTCGGAATTCCTTCAAAAATTTTAGCAGAAACTCCTGCGGCCCATATTAAGTTTTTAGTTTTGATGGTTTCTCCGTTTTCAAATACTACAGTATCATCAACGTAATCAACAACTTTAGTATTCAATTTTACTACAACTCCCAATTTTGTTAGAGCCTCTAAAGTATCTTTTTGAGATTCTTTGCTCATTGGTGCTAATAAAGCATCACCACCATCAACTAAATAAACGTTACTTGCAGAAGTGTCTAATTCTGGGTATTCTTTTAAAAGGATATTTTTACGCATTTCGGCAAACATACCAGAAACCTCCACTCCTGTCGGCCCTCCTCCTGCCACAACAATCGTAAGTAATTTACGTCTTTTGCGCATGTCTTTGCATATTGCAGCTTTTTCGAGGTTTTTAAGCAGTGTATTACGCATTACGATGGCATCATTTAAGGTTTTCATCGGAATTGCGTTTTTCATTACGTTTTCCATACCAAAATAACTCGTTTCTGCTCCAGTTGCAAAAACAAGATAATCGTACTCTAAATCTCCGTTGCTTAAAGTTATTTTCTTTTCGGCAGGAGAAACAGAAATTAATTCTCCTAAACGAAAGCTAAGATTCTTTTTACCAGCAAAAAATTTTCTGAAAGGATAACTAATGCTCGAAGGTTCTAAAAATGCCGTAGCAACTTGATATATAAGTGGTGGGAAAAAGTTATAATTATTTTTGTCTACAAGTGTTACTTGTATTTGAGGCTGATTTACGAGCTCTTTTGCTAGATTAATTCCCGCAAATCCACCTCCAATAATGACTATTTTCATATATGTTGTAATTAATAGGATTATAGAATAATTCCTTATAAAAGTACAACTTTAATATACAATGACAAAAGTCATATTATTTACTTTTTGAATTTTTTAACTGTTTTTTCAACTATATCGATTTTGTTCTGTAGGACATAACTTGCCATTAATTTCTCGATTAGTTCTTCTTTAGTTAAATGATGAAAAACCGTTTTTACTTTCGTTTTCAATTCAGCCGAAAGATCATGATTGGGTTTTGTTTTGAAGATTTGTTTCGCCCATAAAAGCATATTATTTTCTTCGAGACTTGCTGCAGTTGGTTTTTTAAACTCAGAAAATTTGATTCCCAATTCTCTTTCAAAATCGGCAATTTCAAAAACCTCTTCTTGTTGTAAAACAGTCAAAGAAAGTCCCTTTGCTCCTGCCCTTGCCGTTCTTCCGCTTCGGTGAACATAGTTTTCATAAGTATCAGGCAAGTGATAATTGATTACGTATGAAATCTCTTTTACGTCAATTCCTCTAGCAGCCAAATCGGTTGCTACTAAAATATTGATATGTCCTTCGCGAAATTGTTCCATTATTCTATCACGAATTCCTTGCGTTAAACTTCCGTGAAGCGCTCCAGAAGAAAATTTATTAATAGCCAGATTTTTAGCCAATTTATTTACCGCAGCTTTAGTTTTACAGAAAATAATTCCTCTTTCACCATCTCTCGAATTTAAGAAATGCATTAAAACTTCTAATTTTTCGATTGGATCAACAACGATATATTCGTGATCAATTCCTTCGTTTCCAACCGTTTCCATGTTAGCACTTATTTGAACTACATTTTTATTCAAATAATTCTGCACCAATTGTTTTATAGCGCCCGGAAGTGTTGCAGAAAATAATAAGGTACGACGTTTCTTAGGAAGCTCTGCAACAATTTCGTCTAAACCTTCTTTTAGAATAGCAATCATTTCGTCTGCTTCATCTAAAACTAAATATTCGGTAGTTTTTAAGTCGATTGCTTTTCTCTGAATTAAATCGATCAAACGTCCTGGAGTTGCTACAACAATCTGAGCACCTTCTTTCAATCTTTCGATTTGCGGTTTTATTGGAGTTCCTCCACAAATTGAAGCAATTGATATACTAGGGATATATTTTGCAAAACTCTCTAAATTTCTAACAATCTGCTGTCCTAATTCTCTTGTAGGCACAAGAATAACAGCTTGAACTGCAGTAGATTCAGGTTTGATTAGTTGTAGTAATGGTAAACCAAAAGCTGCTGTTTTACCAGTTCCCGTTTTTGCTAAACCTACAATATCATGAGTTTCAGATGATAAAAGCGGAATTGTTTTTTGTTGAATTTCAGTTGGTTCAACGATGTTTAATTCGCCTAAAGCTTTTAGAATTGGCGCTGAAAGTCCTAATGTTGAAAATTGTTTAGACATTTTTTTAGTTTTTTTTGTTTAAAGTTTCATGTTTCAAGTTACATAGAAACTCAATAAGTTGAAAGGAGAAATTACATTTCTTTTGAAATGCTATTTCTCCTTTTGTATTATAAATAATGTTTTAGATTCCAATAACTTGAAACATGAAACCTGAAACAATTAAAACTTAATTATTATCAATCTGGTTCGTTCATGATTTTCTCACGATATTTTTTACCGATTAATAACGTCAATCTTTGTTTGTAATCGTCAACCAGCCATTCGCGATAGTTTTTACTGCATTGGCTTAGACATTTCGAATATCGTTTGATACGGTCTTCAATATCATCATCCAACTCTTTAGCCAACATTTTTGCCTCTTGAAGTGTTTCGGTATTATCTACACACATGGCAGAATGCTGTTCTAAAGATTTGTCAAGAACTACTTTAGAACGAAGGTTTTGTTTTATAATTAATTTATGTTCTTCATCAACATCAAAACTAACATCGGCAGTTTTACTGAATTTTGCTCTTAATTCTGCAGGCATGCTGTATTTGAAAAACATTTCTATTTCATGGTCGTCACGAAGATTTTCCAAATAAAACTCCGGAGATTTAAAAATATGTTGCCAGTTTACAGGATCGCTCCATAAGCCAAAACGAGCGGCATTGTTTCCTAAATCAATAACTGTAAATTCATCTTTTCCAGGTAATTTACGAGAACCACGACCAATCATTTGAAAATATAAGGTCAACGATTTTGTTGCTCTGTTCAAAATGATAGTTTCTACCGTTGGTTCGTCAAAACCAGTTGTCAAAATTCCAACAGATGTCAAAATAGCATCTGGAGTCTTTTTAAACCATTGCAAAATATCCTTACGTTCTTCTGAACTACTTGTGTTATCTAAGTGTCTAATATCGTAACCTGCTTCTCTAAAAGTTTCATAAACATATAAAGAAGTATGAATACCATTATTGAAAATCAATGTTTTTTTACCCAAAGATCTTTCTGTATAAGCGTGCAAAAGCTTTTCTTGCATCAACGTATTAGTATACAAATCATCTGATGATTTTACGGTATAATCACCGTTAATACCCACTTTTAAAGAAGTCAAACCAACATCATAACTATATGTTGTAGCTCTTGCCAAAAATCCTTTGTCAATTAAAGAACCAATAGTGTCTCCAACAATAAGTTCGTTATAGCTTTGGTGCATTGGCAATTTAATGTTCGAACTCAATGGCGTTGCAGTAACTCCAAGAATAAAAGCATTTTTGAAAGAGTTTAATAACTTTCTGAAAGAATTATAATGCGCCTCATCAATAATCACCAAACCGATATTATCCAAATGAAGTTTTTCATCATTAATACGGTTTTTTAAAGTCTCCACCATTGCCACAAAACAAGAAAAATCATTCTGATCTGGCAGTTCTTTAACTTTACTGTTGATTATTTTATTGGTCACACCAAAACCAGTTAACATTTTTGACGTTTGTTTACAAAGTTCGATACGGTGCGTTAAGACCACAACTTTTTTGTCGTTATTAGATAGATAACGACGAACGATTTCAGAAAATATTACTGTTTTTCCTCCGCCGGTCGGAAGTTGATACAGTAAATGATGTTTTGGAGGAGCATTGTCTAAACGGTCAAAAATAGCGTCAATATCGCCTTTTTGGTATGCATAAAGTTCTTTCTTCTCTTCTCTTTGTATTTCTAAAGTGTTTTGAGACATTGTTTATTTTTGGATTTTTGCAAAAATACACCGAAAAAACAGTTATTCATCTTATTTTAACCTAAAATAAATGTTTTTTTAAAAGAAAGATTTTTTATGGGAAATGGTTTTAGTAGTCGATTTTGTCTAAAATTGCCTCAAAATC encodes the following:
- a CDS encoding multidrug effflux MFS transporter, translated to MTTKKYIKLILILGSLTALGPFSIDMYLPGFSGIAKDLNTTVSKVSMSLSSYFIGISAGQLLYGPLLDRFGRKKPLFIGLLVYILASLGCIYVADIDAFIFLRFIQAVGSCAATVASVAMVRDLFPVKDIPKVFSLLMLVVGLSPMLAPTIGGYVTEDLGWHAVFFILMCMGIVILVASQIGLPNTYKPDTSISLKPKPIISNFLLVLKESQFYTYAFTGAIAFSGLFSYVAASPLIFMDIYKVDAKTYGWIFALMSVSFIGSSQLNSILLKRFSSEQMIFGALISQSVISIIFLILALNDLLGLYETIGMLFLFLACLGISNPNTAGLTLAPFAKNTGSASALMGAIQLGLGALASFAIGVFVKDSVAPMVAVMTTTTITAFIILNIGKRFIKNKVTISDSDDVMIAH
- a CDS encoding NAD(P)/FAD-dependent oxidoreductase yields the protein MKIVIIGGGFAGINLAKELVNQPQIQVTLVDKNNYNFFPPLIYQVATAFLEPSSISYPFRKFFAGKKNLSFRLGELISVSPAEKKITLSNGDLEYDYLVFATGAETSYFGMENVMKNAIPMKTLNDAIVMRNTLLKNLEKAAICKDMRKRRKLLTIVVAGGGPTGVEVSGMFAEMRKNILLKEYPELDTSASNVYLVDGGDALLAPMSKESQKDTLEALTKLGVVVKLNTKVVDYVDDTVVFENGETIKTKNLIWAAGVSAKIFEGIPKESYGRGRRMATDEFNKVNGVDNIYAIGDTAITAGDKNFPDGHPQVAQVAIQQGLNLAKNFKAMVGNKPLKPFAYNDKGSMAIIGKAKAVVDLPSPKWHFKGFFAWIIWLFIHLISLITYRNRLNTFWNWMVAYFAKDQSLRMIIRPDKKLQN
- a CDS encoding DEAD/DEAH box helicase, which produces MSKQFSTLGLSAPILKALGELNIVEPTEIQQKTIPLLSSETHDIVGLAKTGTGKTAAFGLPLLQLIKPESTAVQAVILVPTRELGQQIVRNLESFAKYIPSISIASICGGTPIKPQIERLKEGAQIVVATPGRLIDLIQRKAIDLKTTEYLVLDEADEMIAILKEGLDEIVAELPKKRRTLLFSATLPGAIKQLVQNYLNKNVVQISANMETVGNEGIDHEYIVVDPIEKLEVLMHFLNSRDGERGIIFCKTKAAVNKLAKNLAINKFSSGALHGSLTQGIRDRIMEQFREGHINILVATDLAARGIDVKEISYVINYHLPDTYENYVHRSGRTARAGAKGLSLTVLQQEEVFEIADFERELGIKFSEFKKPTAASLEENNMLLWAKQIFKTKPNHDLSAELKTKVKTVFHHLTKEELIEKLMASYVLQNKIDIVEKTVKKFKK
- a CDS encoding DEAD/DEAH box helicase; the protein is MSQNTLEIQREEKKELYAYQKGDIDAIFDRLDNAPPKHHLLYQLPTGGGKTVIFSEIVRRYLSNNDKKVVVLTHRIELCKQTSKMLTGFGVTNKIINSKVKELPDQNDFSCFVAMVETLKNRINDEKLHLDNIGLVIIDEAHYNSFRKLLNSFKNAFILGVTATPLSSNIKLPMHQSYNELIVGDTIGSLIDKGFLARATTYSYDVGLTSLKVGINGDYTVKSSDDLYTNTLMQEKLLHAYTERSLGKKTLIFNNGIHTSLYVYETFREAGYDIRHLDNTSSSEERKDILQWFKKTPDAILTSVGILTTGFDEPTVETIILNRATKSLTLYFQMIGRGSRKLPGKDEFTVIDLGNNAARFGLWSDPVNWQHIFKSPEFYLENLRDDHEIEMFFKYSMPAELRAKFSKTADVSFDVDEEHKLIIKQNLRSKVVLDKSLEQHSAMCVDNTETLQEAKMLAKELDDDIEDRIKRYSKCLSQCSKNYREWLVDDYKQRLTLLIGKKYREKIMNEPD